The sequence CTCTTGTGTCATCAGCGCCTGTTCCACGCCGGGTGGACAGACGGCCGCGTCCATCAACGCTCGCGAGGTGAACATCGTCGATGAGCAGGGGCAGGTGCGCCTGCGTCTCGGGGCTCCGCTTCCTCCTCCCAAGGGAGCCGGCGGCCGCAAGGTGAAGGCCTATGGCATCCAGTTCATCGGCTCGGAGGGACAGGAGGTGGGCGGGCTCGGAGTCCTGGAACCCATGGGGATGCGCGCGTTCTGCTTCGACACGGATGAGTGGGTCGAGGCGCTGTGCTTCTCGGTCGACAAGGGGCAGCCGGAGCTCCGCCTGGGGGATGCCTCCGCGCAGCGCATCTCCCTCCGGGTGAGGGATGGAGTCGCCACGCTGGAGTTGATGGACTCTCAGGGGACGCCGCGCCTCAAGCTGGAAGTGGACAATGACGGGAAGACGCACGTCGAGGGCGTGACTCCCGCCTCCGTGAGCAGGTAGGTCGTTGCCCGTCGAGCAACTCGCCCTTACATCGGCATTCGCATCTGGAGGCCTCCTGCTACGGTGGCGCCGGATTCAACCGGTCGCGTGAGCGGCCTGTGAGGACGACTGCTTGAGCGCGAAGAAGCCCGGCCGCAATGACCCGTGCCCGTGTGGGAGCGGCAAGAAGTATAAGGTCTGCCATGCCGCCGAGGACCGGGCGAAGGCCGCGCCGCCGCCCGCTGCCGCCCATCCGCTCTCCGCGGACCTGAAGGTGGCGATGGAGATTCTGGGGGACCCGGACACGTCGCGGCTGTCCGGCTGTCTCGTGCGCCTGAGCGCGCTCCTGGCCGAGTGGGGACCCGCACCGGGCCTCCGCTTCGACGCGAAGGCCTTCGCCGACCACGTGGGCCCGGAACTGGCGCGCCTGGCCGACAAGGAGGGACAGGACGCCCTCAGCGCCCGGCGCGAGCTGCTCGTGGGCGCCGTGCGCAAGCTGGGCACGCCCGCGTTCCTGGAGGAGCTCGGCACGGTGCTGCTCGGACGTGCCTCGGAGCCGGGACTTCCGGCGGGAGACAAGCAGGCGCTGTGCGTGGGCGTGCTGTTCGCGTCCGCGTCGAGGAAGACGGGGCGCTCGCGTCCGGAGGACAACCCGCTGCTGGATGTGGTGTTCGACGTGCAGTTCCGCGAGTGGAGCGCGAAGCACGCGGAGCTGGTGAAGAAGTACGAGGCGCTCGCGGGAAGCTTCGCGGAGGAGACGCTGCCACCCGAGGCGCGCGAGGCGCTCCAGAAGGCGCGCGGCGGAGACGTGGATGCGCTGCTGAACTACGTGCAGTCGGACCCGGGCATCGCCGAGCGCATTGCCCGCGAGGCCCGCGAGCGGGCCGCCCGTGTCGAGGCGAGGATGCGCGAGCCGTCCTCGCCACCCGTCTTCGCGCCGGAGGAGGAGCTCTGGCTCACCTGCGTCCTCTGGGAGCCGATGCAGGCGTTGAAGTCGCTGCCGCAGGGCGCGGACCCGGCGGTGCGGCGCGAGGCGGTGACGGCGCTGATGCGCGCGGTGAAGGGCGCGCTCGACGAGGACTTCCTGGCGGGGTTGCTGGGACGCCTGCGGGAGAATGCGAAGGACACCTCCGTGGACGACGCCGCCCGCGCGGCGCTCATGGACACCGCCATCGCCTTCGAGGCGGAGCCCGCGCGCATGACGCTGGCCGCGCTGCTCACGTCGCGACAGGAGGCCACGGGGCGCTCTGCGGAGGAGATGGTGACGCTCGCGGACCTCAAGGCGCTGACCACGTGGACGCCGGAGTCTTTCGAGCCCTACCGCGCACTGCTGGAGACCATGGGCCTGCCCGCTGCGGCCGCGCGCATCCAGCGCTGCCAGCAGTGGCTGCGTGAGCACCCCGTCACGCTGCGGACCGAGACGGTGTGAGGACTGACGGTCCTTCGCGCCTGGTGATGTCGTGGTCTGCGATGGCGGTGCGAAGGCTGTTGGGTCTTCGCACCAGGTGATGAGGCGGACCGGGACGAGGAAGGGCACCTCCTGTTCGTCGTACCGGGAGAGGCTGGTGATGCTGCTGCTTCGTTGAACCGCGCCAGCGTGGACTGGCGCTCAGAGGCGTCGGAGCACGGCGTCCGCTCGCCGCACGTGGTCCACGTCGAGCGTGTGCTTGTTCGAGTCCGCCGCGTCGTAGACGACCGTGACTTCGGTGCCCACGCGCCATTCGTCCAACGGGCCCTCCGCGAACAGGGTGGCGTAGACGCCCTCGCGCACCTGTCCGTTGTCGTCGGTGAAGCGGTACGTGACGTGGCTGCTTCGCTTGCGAGTGTGCCGGATGGCGACGATGCGCCCCGTCACTGGCACGCCATCTCGCAGCAGCAATCCCTGTCGCTTCGACTGACGGAGGCCATACAGGCCCAGCCCCGCGCCGAGGGCAATGCACCCGAGGCTCATCGCCAGCTTCGACGCTGGCGAGGCCGGTTGCCGGCCCTGCGTGCGCGCTGCGGGACGCAGCGGTTTCGCGACCGTTGGGTCCTCGTTGGTGCTCGGGCCCTGGAGCCATTCGCCACCGATGAGCAGTCCCAGCACCAGCAGGACCAGGCCCGTGAGAATCGGCACGCTCGGGTTCTCGCGAATCATCTCGAGCGGGAACTGTAGCCCGGGAGTGGAAGCCGCCGCGAGCAGGTGCCCGAGGCGTTCCAATTCCAATCACGTCTGGGGCTTCTCCTGCGCCTCCGCCAGCAGCACGGCGGCGCGGCGGGCCGCAGTGATGAGCTCGTCCGACAGCGGCGTCCCCGTGGTGGCTCGCGAGAGGGTCAGCGTTCCGACGCACAGCGCATAGGTCGCCAGCGCGCGCTCCCGTGCGCTCGCTCGCGCGTCCGCGGAGAGGTTCGCGGCGATTCCTTCCACCATGTGGTCCACGCCCTTCGCGAGAGCCTCCCGCAGCTCCGGCTCGCTCCGGCAGACGTCGGACAGCACGGCGGGGAGCGGACACGCGGGCACCTCCGCGTCACGGTGGGCCCGGTTGACGTAGCGCCGCACGACGTGGCTCAGCCACTCCGCGCCTCGCAAGTCATCCAGCCCCTGGAACCACTCGTCCCGGCGCCGCGACATGATGCGCGTGAGCGACTCGACGAGCAGCGCCTGCTTCGAGCTGAAGTGCGCGTAGAAGCCGCCCACCGTCAGCCCGGCCGCGCGCATCACGTTCTCCACGCTCGTCGCCGAGAAGCCCTGCTTTCGGAAGAGGCCCCCCGCTGCCTCCAGGATGCGCTCGTGTGTGGCCTGCTTCTGCTCCGGGGGATGTCCCATCCGCGGTCACCTCAGTATTCCAGATTATATGCATCATCCGGTACCGGATTGCCAATGGAGCCCCACCTCCAGATGGGCAGAATGTCCAGTCCTGACGCGGGGATACCAAGGAAGGTTGCGACCATATTATGGCAACAATATGGTAGCCGCGCGATGACCGGGGCACGAGGCCTCGCCGCGAGCAGGAGGGGTTTGCCGATGGATGCCTACATTCTCGATGCGGTCCGGACGCCGAGGGCCCGTGCGAAGCCCGGCAAGGGCGCGCTCAGCGGGCTGCACCCGCAGGAGTTGCTGGCGCAGACGCTGCAACAGCTTCCGAAGCGCACGCAGGTGGACGTGTCGGACGTCGACGACGTGCTCATCGGCTGCGTGTCCCAGTTGGAGGAGCAGGGCGCCAACATCGCGCGGCAGGCGGTGCTCGTCGCGGGCTGGCCCATCACCGTGCCGGCGCTCAGCCTCAACCGCTTCTGCGGCTCGGGGCTCCAGGCGCTGTCGCTGGCCGCCATGGGTGTGGCCTCGGGAGCACAGCGGCTCGTGGTGGCAGGCGGCGTGGAGCAGATGAGCCGGCTGGGCCTGGGCGCGGACGGTGGCGGGACGGACGGCAACAACCTCCGCCTGCGCGAGCGTCTCTTCCAGGTGCCGCAGGGCATCTCCGCCGACCTCATCGCCACGCTGGAGGGCTTCACCCGCGAGGAGTTGGATGCCTTCGGCCTGCGCTCCCAGCAGTTCGCCGTGCGGGCGCAGGCGGAGGGGCGCTTCAACAAGAGCCTCTTCCCCGTGAAGAACCCGGACACCGGCGAGGTGCTGCTGGCCGCGGATGACTCTCCGCGCGCGGACACGTCGCTCCAGAAGCTGGGGGCGCTCGCGGCGTCCTTCACGCAGACGGGCGCGCAGCCCGCGGGCCCGAATGGCGAGACGCTGGACGCGCTGGCCCTGCGCGCGTTTCCCCGGGCCCGCGAGGTGCGGCACCTGCACACGGCGGGCACGTCCAGCGGAATCACCGACGGCGCGGGCGCGATTCTCGTGGCGTCCGGTGAGTACGTGAAGGCGCATGGGCTGAAGCCTCGCGCGAGGGTGCGGGCTGTCTCCGCCGTGGGCAGCGACCCGGTGTTGATGCTCACGGGCCCCGCGCCCGCGTCGCTCAAGGCGCTCAAGGCCGCGGGCCTGACGCCGCGCGATGTGGACCTGTGGGAAATCAATGAGGCCTTCGCGGCCGTCGTCCTCCAGACGGCGCGCGCGCTGGAAATCGACCTGGAGCGCGTCAACGTCAACGGCGGCGCCATCGCCCTGGGCCACCCGCTGGGCGCCACGGGGAGCATGCTGGTGGGCTCGGCCTTGGACGAGCTAGAGCGGCGTGGAGGCTCGTTGGCTGTCGTCACGCTGTGCACGAGCGGTGGCCAGGCGGTGGCGGCGGTGCTCGAGCGCGTGTAGACCTCGCGGCCGGGAGGTTCACATGGCCGCGCCGCTGGAGTTCTGGTTCGAGTTCGGAAGCACCTACTCGTACGTGGGTGCGCTGAGAATCGAAGAGGAGTGCCGGGCTGCCGGTGTGCCCCTGGTGTGGAAGCCGTTCCTCCTGGGGCCGCTGTTCACCGCGCAGCTCGGCATCAAGGACTCGCCGTTCAACGTGAGTCCCATTCGTGGCCGTTACATGTGGAGGGATTTGGAGCGGCTGTGCGCGAAGTTCGGCCTGCCCTGGAAGCGGCCGAGCGTCTTCCCTCGCGGCACCGTGCTCGCGGCGCGCGTGGCCTGCGCGGGCGAGGGGCAGCCCTGGCTCGGGGACTTCGTGCGCTCCGTGTTCCGCGCCAACTTCGCGGAGGACCGGGACATCTCGCAGCAGGACGTCCTCGCGGAGGTGCTGCGCGGGCTCGGTGTGGACGCGGAGAAGGTATTCGCCTCGGCCGTCACCGAGGAGAACAAGGCCCGGCTCCGTGCGAACACGGCGCAGGCCGAGTCGCTGGGCATCTTCGGCGCACCCAACTGCTTCACCCGGGGCGAGCTGTTCTTCGGACAGGACCGCATCGCCGATGCCATCTCCTGGGCCCTGGGCGAGGGCCGGGAGTAGGCGCGCGTCACGGCGTCTTGCGCGGAGGTGACTCCGGGCGCAGGCATCTCCAGGCCGCGTCTGCTAGCACCTTCTCGATGCCTGGCTTCAGCTCGCCTCGGCCGCTGGCCCAGTAGCGGAGCAGTTCCTGCGCGGGCCCGAGCATCAGCGGGATGTACGCGGAGGAGGGCAGGGCGAGAATCTGTCCCTCTTTCGCGTAGGCCTTCATCTGGGCGTAGCCCTCGCGCATGAAGTGGCCGGTGGCGGACTGGATTTCCGGCTCGGCGGCGGCCACCGCTTCGTCGCGGCGCATCCGGATGAGGTAGTGCGCCGCCTCGGGATTGGCGCGCGACCAGGCGATGTGGTGCGTGACGATGGCGCGGATGAAGCCTTCCGCGTCGTGCACCTGCTCCAGGCGGGCGCGCAGCACCTCGTGATGCTGGCGCAGGCAGTCGATGTAGAGGGCGACGGCGATGCCCTCCTTCGCTCCGAAGTGATGGTAGACGCTGCCCACGCTGGCGCCGCTGAGTGCGCGGATGTCCTCGATGGTCGTCGCCGCCCACCCCAGCTTCGTGAAGCACTGAAGCGCGGCATCCAGGATGGCGCGGCGGCTCCGCTCACCGACGGCGCTGCGGCGTGACTTCTCCATGGCGGGACTCTCGTTCTGGCGTTTCATCCGGGTCAAGCGGAGCCACGGCGCTTGAGGACAGCTCAGTGCGCGGTGGACTGCGCCGCATCCTCACCCAGCATCAACCGTCGGACGATGGGCACGGGCGGGTACCCGTACGAGACAACCTGGTCATGGAAGCGCTGGAGCGAGAAGTCCTTGCCCCACTTCGCCTTCGCGTCCTCGCGCAACTCCATGAGCATCTTCTTGCCCAGCACATAGACGAGGTACGTCGGGTCCGACGTGCCCCGGCGCGCCTCTCGCTCGGCGTTGATGCGCGTCATGTACGCCTCCTCCTCGAAGAGGCGCACGGCCTGCTCGTACGTCATGCCTCGCGTGTGCAGCGACAGGCCGGCCATGTAGCGCGCCAGTCGCTGGAGGTAGAGCGCGAGCTGGCTCAGCCGCAGCTTGTCCGCCTGTGGGCCCGTGCCGCCGTAGCCCTCGTCCAGCATCATCTGCTCCGTGTACAGGCCCCAGCCCTCGCTGAACGAGCCTGAGCCCATCAGCTTGCGCACCTTGGACTGAATCCGGTTCGTCCACAGGAACTGCACGTAGTGGCCCGGGTACGCCTCGTGAATCGAGACGAGCGGCAGCGCGTAGCGGTTGTAGAAGCTCATGTGCTGCAGCGTCTGGTCCGCGTTCCACGCCGGGTCCGGCGGCGTCACGTAGTAGTACGCCTCCGTCGCCTTCTTCTCGAACGGGCCCGGCGTGCTCATGCTCGCGAAGGACAGCGCTCGATTGAACGACGGCGTCTCCGCCACCCGGGCCCGCACCTCACTCGGAACGGTGATGATGTGGTGGTCGATGAGGTACTGCCGGATGTCCTCCAGCGTCGCCGTCGTCGTGGCCACCAATTCCGCGGGGGCAGGGTGCTCCTGGCCCAGCTCGCGGTACACGTCCATGGGCGCCTTGCCCGGAGCCAGCCGCGCCGCCACCTCGCGGAACTGCTCCTGCGTGCGCTTCATCTCCGCGCTGCCCCACGCCAGCAGCGAGTCGATGCTCTCGGTGACGCCCTCCTCGTACAGGAGCTTCTTGCGGTACGTCTCCTCGCCAATCGCGAAGGCTCCGTTGGAGCGCGGCAGCAAGTCCTCCTTCAGGAAGCGGGTGTAGCCGTCGATGGCCTCCAGGCAGCGCGCCTGCTCCTGCTTGAAGGCCTCCTGGAGCGCGGCGTCCTGCACCGGCGCGAAGGCCTGCGGCAGCGTCTGCGAATAGAGCGAGCGCGTGCCCCGCACCTGCTCCAGCGCAATCTCCGTCCACAGCTTCGGCGGATTCTTCAGGTTGGCCCGCGCGGCGGCGAACACCTCCGGCACCACGGCCATGCGCTTCACCGCCGAGCGCATCCGCTCCTCCAGCGGCGCGAAGTCGCGGTTGATGAGCTGGTACACCGAGCCTGACGCGAAGCTCAGGTACTGATTGGGATTGCGCTCCCACGCGCGCACCACTTCCAGGTCCAGGATTTTCGACCGGAAGTGGTTCTCCAACATGTCGTAGTCGGCCCGGTCCTCCGGCGGCAACGCACTGCGGTCCACCGCCTTCGGCAGCGCGGCGAGCCGCTCCTGGTAGTACGCCAGATTGGAGGCGCGCTCCTCGGGCCGGAAGCCGCGCAGCTCACCGTCATACGAGTGCACGCCCGCGGACGTGGCCGACATGGGCGAGCGGCGGAAGTGCTCCTCGAAGTGCGCGTCCACGAAGCCGCGCAGTGCCACCTGCGCGGGGGACAGTCCAATCGGCGTGGCGGCATGGACGGCCGGAGACGTGGCCTGGGCTGGCGGATGTGAGGTGGCACAGCCGGAGGACAGCAGCAGCAACGCGGCGAGGACGCTCGTGGGGCGCAGTGCGTTCATGGAGCCTCGGGGGAAGGGGCGATGGAGCGTCGCCGAAGGCCCCCGGCGCGACAAGCGTCAGGCTTCGCCGAGCCACAGCCCGAGGCCGCCCAACAGGCCCATTCCGAGGAACATTCCCGCCAGTAGCCACGCCTGACGGCGCGTCCACCCCAGCGCCTCGCCATACCTGCGCGCGCACCAGAGGACGAGGAGGGCGAGCCCCACGCAGATGCCCATGGGCCCCAGCGCCACCAGCGCCTTGCGCGCCGTCCCGCTCACGTCCAGCACGGCCAGAAGCAGCAGTGGTCCGAAGCCGATGACGAGGATGGCGAGCGCGATGCCCAGCCCGCCCCAACCACTAGGGCCGGACAGCTCCAGGAAGTCCAGCAGCTGCCTGCCGGCGGAGCGCGGCTCTGATTCGGGTCGGCGGGGCGGTGCCACGGCTTAGCCCTGCTCGGCGCCTTCGAAGGTCACCTTCGCCTTCGACATGACGTACTCGACGACCATCAGGTGCCAGCCCAGGTCATGCAGCTTCTTCGTCGTCTCGGGGGACTCGCGCAGCGCGGCGCGCACGTCGTCGGCCGTGAGGCCGAAGGGCTCGGTGGTCTGCTCCAGCAGCTTCTGGAGCTTCTCGGCGGAGAGGGTGAGCTTGTCCTGCTCGGCGATGGCCTTCAGCCCGAGCCCGACGCGGATGCGGTGCTCGGCCTGCTCGCGCGTGGAGGCGTCCTGCAGCCAGCCCTGCACTGCCTCTTCCTGCTCCTCCACGCTGAAGCCGCGCTCCACCATGCCGAAGCCCTCGGCGGTGGCCCAGCGGCGGCGAATCTCCTCGTCCACCAGCTTGCGCGGCACCTCCACCTCGGTGCGGCGCGCCACCTCGTCCAGCACCAGCTCCTGCGCCTGGACCCAGAGGTTGTCGGAGAGCTCGTTCTCCAGCTCCTCCTGGAGGGCCGTCATCACGGCGTCCAGCGAGTCACCGAGCCCGAGCTGCTTCAAGAAGGCGGGGCTCTCCTCGTCCGGGAGCGTCAGCTCGCGCGCGGCGCGGATGTCCACGAGGAAGCGCACGGGCTTTCCGCGCAGCGACTCCACCGGGTAGTTGTCCGGCAAATCCAACATGAGCTGGAGGCTGCCGCCCACGGTGCCGCTCTCGGCCACCAGCTCCGAGAAGCCGGGGAGCGCTTGCAGCGGGGCCAGCTCCGTCCAGAAGCCGAAGCGGGTGGAGAACGGAATGAGGCGGCCCTCGGCGTAGCCCAGCACGTCGAGCTGGACGTCGTCGCCCTCGGCGACGTGCTCACCCTCGGCGCGCTCACGCACGGTGGCCAGCGCCCGCTTCTTCTCGTGGAAGCGGGTGATGAGGTCCTCCGAGGTGAGGTCCTCCGCCAGGGGAACGCGCACCGAGAGGCCCTCCAGCGAGGGGGCCTTCACCGGCGGCAGGGGTACGGGCCCCGCCGCCATGATGCTGGCGATGGGGCTCATCTTCAGGAGCCTCTCGACTCCCTGTCCTTCTCCTCGACCGCTTTGGCTGCTCACGGGGACTCCAGGGACATAACCCGGCCCTCGCTGATGCCAGTGAGGAGCAAAGGGCCGGTGCGCCATGGACCGTCTTTTTAGTGCAGCCGGGCGCCTATTAGAAGAAGGCGCCGATGATGCTGGACACGGTGGAGACGGCCGCGCCCACCTGGCTGACGATGGGGATGTTGGTCGCCGCGGCGATGGAGCCGACCGCGGTGATGACCGACGTCACCTTCTTGCCGGTGCTGGCCTTGGAGTCCGCCAGCGTGGCCACGGCCTGAGCCGTGTCCACCGCCGCCATGGCCACGTTGAGGCCGGGGGCGAAGCGAGCCGCCGCCTTGGCCGCCGGACCCGCCGCCGCGCGCGCACCCGCCTTGAGGGCGGCCTCGCCGGCCTCGCGGCCCGCGGCGCTCAGCACGGCCTTGCCCGCCGCGCGCGAGGCGCTACCGGCGCCCCGGGCGATGGAGCCCGCCGTCTCCTGGGCCACCTTGGTGGCGGTCTCAGTGATGGCGCGGCGCGCCGCCTTGGCGGTGGCACCCTCGAAGACCTGCTTCAGCGCGGTGCCGGACGCGGCCTTGGCCACGGCCTCGCTGGCCTTGGGGGCCACGCGCTTGAACGCGTCCAGCGCGGCCTTCTCCGCGCCCAGCTTCTGCGCGACGACCTTGGCGTGGAGGATGCCGCCGGCGACCTTGCTGCCCTGGATGCCGCCGGAGACGACGTTGAGGCCCGCCTTCGCCGCGTCCAGCGAGGAGCGCACGGCCTTGGTGATGTCCTCGCGGCTGCCCGAGCGCACCGCGTTGCGGATGTCGCCCACCGCCGTCGTCACGGCCTTGCCGGCGGTGAAGACGCTGACGGCGCCCAGCGGGCCCTTGGCCTTGGCCATCACCTTCTGGAAGGCGCCGAACTTGCCGGCGTCGAAGGTGGGGTTGGAGATGAAGCCCAGGCCCTTGGAGCCCAGGATGCCCTCCACCGGCTTCTTGCCCACCTTGCCAATCTGCTCGATGGCGTCCTTGCCGAAGGAGATGGCCTTCGACGTCTGGCTCACCACGGCGGTGCCGCCCTTGATGAGCTTCTCGTTGTCCTTCACCGTCTGCTTGACGGTCGAAACCACGTTCTGGAAGGTCTTCTTGATGGAGGTCATGGGCGGGCGCCTCGCTCGAATGGCGGAAAACGTCTTGGAACCATTATCGGACGTGGGCGCACGAAGTTGCGTGGTGGGTATTTGAATACATTTTCCCACTCAATTTCCGGGATCAGTGGCAGCTCGGGCGGCCGCTCGCGGAGCCCACCGCGCGGTAGATGAGGACGGCCGCCGCGACGAGCGGCACCGCGCGCTGGAGGACGAAGGCCGCGGCGCGGGGCCGGTGCTTCCACAGCCCGGCCTGGAGCTGAGCGCCCAGCAGCGCGGGCAGCCCGCCCACCGCGAAGGCGCCGAGGAGCAGCGCGCCGCCGCCGAATGATCCACTGGCCAGCGCCGCCGCGAAGACTCCGTACAGCAGGCCGCAGGGCAGCAGCGGCGTCACCGCACCCATTGCACCCGCGCGCCCCGTCCACGAAAACTTTGCGCCCCAGCGCGAGATGAAGCGCACGGCCTGCGAGAGGCCCGGCAGCGGCCGCAGGCGCTTGCCGACCTCCAGCGCGGAGGCCACCAGCGCCGCCGCCATCAGCCACGGCAGATAGGGGCGCGTGGAGACGGCCAGCACGCGCGTGACGCCTCCACCGAGCGCGCCCAGCGCTCCGCCCACGAGCGCGTACGCCAGCACGCGCGCGCACTGATAGGCGAGCACGGCGCGGCGTCGCTCGGGGCCCGGCACCGAGGGAAGTCCCGCGCACGCCAGCGGCCCGCACATGAGGAGGCAGTGCACGCTTCCGGTGAAGCCCACCGTCAGTGCCCCGAGTGCGCCGACCATCACCGCCGGTGAGGAGAACAGCGAGGAAAGGGCAGTCGTTTCGAGCGGCATGTCCTCGTGCATCGCAACAGGCATGCCGTTCGCAAGGTGACACCGTGCATGCCTGCCTCCTCGCAAATCGCG comes from Pyxidicoccus parkwaysis and encodes:
- a CDS encoding YecA family protein translates to MSAKKPGRNDPCPCGSGKKYKVCHAAEDRAKAAPPPAAAHPLSADLKVAMEILGDPDTSRLSGCLVRLSALLAEWGPAPGLRFDAKAFADHVGPELARLADKEGQDALSARRELLVGAVRKLGTPAFLEELGTVLLGRASEPGLPAGDKQALCVGVLFASASRKTGRSRPEDNPLLDVVFDVQFREWSAKHAELVKKYEALAGSFAEETLPPEAREALQKARGGDVDALLNYVQSDPGIAERIAREARERAARVEARMREPSSPPVFAPEEELWLTCVLWEPMQALKSLPQGADPAVRREAVTALMRAVKGALDEDFLAGLLGRLRENAKDTSVDDAARAALMDTAIAFEAEPARMTLAALLTSRQEATGRSAEEMVTLADLKALTTWTPESFEPYRALLETMGLPAAAARIQRCQQWLREHPVTLRTETV
- a CDS encoding DUF3592 domain-containing protein, producing the protein MELERLGHLLAAASTPGLQFPLEMIRENPSVPILTGLVLLVLGLLIGGEWLQGPSTNEDPTVAKPLRPAARTQGRQPASPASKLAMSLGCIALGAGLGLYGLRQSKRQGLLLRDGVPVTGRIVAIRHTRKRSSHVTYRFTDDNGQVREGVYATLFAEGPLDEWRVGTEVTVVYDAADSNKHTLDVDHVRRADAVLRRL
- a CDS encoding TetR/AcrR family transcriptional regulator, encoding MGHPPEQKQATHERILEAAGGLFRKQGFSATSVENVMRAAGLTVGGFYAHFSSKQALLVESLTRIMSRRRDEWFQGLDDLRGAEWLSHVVRRYVNRAHRDAEVPACPLPAVLSDVCRSEPELREALAKGVDHMVEGIAANLSADARASARERALATYALCVGTLTLSRATTGTPLSDELITAARRAAVLLAEAQEKPQT
- a CDS encoding acetyl-CoA C-acyltransferase, translating into MDAYILDAVRTPRARAKPGKGALSGLHPQELLAQTLQQLPKRTQVDVSDVDDVLIGCVSQLEEQGANIARQAVLVAGWPITVPALSLNRFCGSGLQALSLAAMGVASGAQRLVVAGGVEQMSRLGLGADGGGTDGNNLRLRERLFQVPQGISADLIATLEGFTREELDAFGLRSQQFAVRAQAEGRFNKSLFPVKNPDTGEVLLAADDSPRADTSLQKLGALAASFTQTGAQPAGPNGETLDALALRAFPRAREVRHLHTAGTSSGITDGAGAILVASGEYVKAHGLKPRARVRAVSAVGSDPVLMLTGPAPASLKALKAAGLTPRDVDLWEINEAFAAVVLQTARALEIDLERVNVNGGAIALGHPLGATGSMLVGSALDELERRGGSLAVVTLCTSGGQAVAAVLERV
- a CDS encoding 2-hydroxychromene-2-carboxylate isomerase, giving the protein MAAPLEFWFEFGSTYSYVGALRIEEECRAAGVPLVWKPFLLGPLFTAQLGIKDSPFNVSPIRGRYMWRDLERLCAKFGLPWKRPSVFPRGTVLAARVACAGEGQPWLGDFVRSVFRANFAEDRDISQQDVLAEVLRGLGVDAEKVFASAVTEENKARLRANTAQAESLGIFGAPNCFTRGELFFGQDRIADAISWALGEGRE
- a CDS encoding TetR/AcrR family transcriptional regulator, which translates into the protein MEKSRRSAVGERSRRAILDAALQCFTKLGWAATTIEDIRALSGASVGSVYHHFGAKEGIAVALYIDCLRQHHEVLRARLEQVHDAEGFIRAIVTHHIAWSRANPEAAHYLIRMRRDEAVAAAEPEIQSATGHFMREGYAQMKAYAKEGQILALPSSAYIPLMLGPAQELLRYWASGRGELKPGIEKVLADAAWRCLRPESPPRKTP
- a CDS encoding DUF885 domain-containing protein, producing the protein MNALRPTSVLAALLLLSSGCATSHPPAQATSPAVHAATPIGLSPAQVALRGFVDAHFEEHFRRSPMSATSAGVHSYDGELRGFRPEERASNLAYYQERLAALPKAVDRSALPPEDRADYDMLENHFRSKILDLEVVRAWERNPNQYLSFASGSVYQLINRDFAPLEERMRSAVKRMAVVPEVFAAARANLKNPPKLWTEIALEQVRGTRSLYSQTLPQAFAPVQDAALQEAFKQEQARCLEAIDGYTRFLKEDLLPRSNGAFAIGEETYRKKLLYEEGVTESIDSLLAWGSAEMKRTQEQFREVAARLAPGKAPMDVYRELGQEHPAPAELVATTTATLEDIRQYLIDHHIITVPSEVRARVAETPSFNRALSFASMSTPGPFEKKATEAYYYVTPPDPAWNADQTLQHMSFYNRYALPLVSIHEAYPGHYVQFLWTNRIQSKVRKLMGSGSFSEGWGLYTEQMMLDEGYGGTGPQADKLRLSQLALYLQRLARYMAGLSLHTRGMTYEQAVRLFEEEAYMTRINAEREARRGTSDPTYLVYVLGKKMLMELREDAKAKWGKDFSLQRFHDQVVSYGYPPVPIVRRLMLGEDAAQSTAH
- a CDS encoding peptidylprolyl isomerase; amino-acid sequence: MSPIASIMAAGPVPLPPVKAPSLEGLSVRVPLAEDLTSEDLITRFHEKKRALATVRERAEGEHVAEGDDVQLDVLGYAEGRLIPFSTRFGFWTELAPLQALPGFSELVAESGTVGGSLQLMLDLPDNYPVESLRGKPVRFLVDIRAARELTLPDEESPAFLKQLGLGDSLDAVMTALQEELENELSDNLWVQAQELVLDEVARRTEVEVPRKLVDEEIRRRWATAEGFGMVERGFSVEEQEEAVQGWLQDASTREQAEHRIRVGLGLKAIAEQDKLTLSAEKLQKLLEQTTEPFGLTADDVRAALRESPETTKKLHDLGWHLMVVEYVMSKAKVTFEGAEQG
- a CDS encoding sulfite exporter TauE/SafE family protein, coding for MPLETTALSSLFSSPAVMVGALGALTVGFTGSVHCLLMCGPLACAGLPSVPGPERRRAVLAYQCARVLAYALVGGALGALGGGVTRVLAVSTRPYLPWLMAAALVASALEVGKRLRPLPGLSQAVRFISRWGAKFSWTGRAGAMGAVTPLLPCGLLYGVFAAALASGSFGGGALLLGAFAVGGLPALLGAQLQAGLWKHRPRAAAFVLQRAVPLVAAAVLIYRAVGSASGRPSCH